In Burkholderia sp. GAS332, one DNA window encodes the following:
- a CDS encoding transcriptional regulator, AsnC family, whose translation MTLDTFSQKILRLLQLDARRSVQEISDQVGLSSTPCWRRIKDMEQSGVIQRYTALLDREKLGLHVCALAHIHLTRHTEGGVEQFEREIATCPEVTECYSTTGESDYILKIVAPDIKAYDSFLHERIFKIPAVAQVRTSVVLREIKFDTQLPL comes from the coding sequence TTGACACTCGATACGTTCTCTCAAAAAATCCTGCGCCTGCTGCAGCTCGATGCACGCCGGTCCGTGCAAGAGATTTCCGACCAGGTCGGTCTGTCGAGCACGCCATGCTGGCGGCGCATCAAGGATATGGAGCAATCGGGGGTGATCCAGCGCTACACGGCATTGCTGGATCGCGAAAAGTTGGGCCTGCACGTGTGCGCGCTCGCGCATATCCATCTCACGCGCCATACCGAGGGCGGGGTCGAACAGTTCGAGCGGGAAATCGCCACCTGCCCGGAGGTCACCGAGTGCTACAGCACGACCGGCGAATCCGACTACATCCTCAAGATCGTCGCGCCGGACATCAAGGCGTACGACAGCTTTCTGCACGAACGCATCTTCAAGATTCCCGCCGTCGCGCAGGTTCGCACGAGCGTCGTGCTGCGCGAGATCAAATTCGATACGCAATTGCCGCTATAA